In a genomic window of Holophagales bacterium:
- the nrfH gene encoding cytochrome c nitrite reductase small subunit, protein MRRGIALAETLAGLLLGTALGVGTYTFVYAKGASYLSSDPNACANCHVMTEQLDGWSRGSHRAVATCNDCHTPPGFVAKYATKASNGFWHSFAFTTGRFPDPIRITERNHRVTEKACRKCHADVVHDIDRITRKGRELSCVACHRSVGHQH, encoded by the coding sequence GTGAGGCGGGGCATTGCCCTCGCCGAGACGCTGGCGGGCCTTCTCCTCGGCACGGCCCTGGGCGTCGGGACCTACACCTTCGTCTACGCGAAGGGCGCCTCGTACCTCTCCAGCGACCCGAACGCGTGCGCGAACTGCCACGTCATGACGGAGCAGCTCGACGGCTGGTCGCGGGGGAGCCACCGGGCGGTCGCGACGTGCAACGACTGCCACACCCCCCCGGGCTTCGTCGCCAAGTACGCGACGAAAGCCTCGAACGGGTTCTGGCACTCCTTCGCCTTCACGACGGGGCGCTTCCCGGACCCGATCCGGATCACGGAGCGAAACCACCGCGTCACCGAGAAGGCCTGCCGGAAGTGTCACGCGGACGTCGTCCACGACATCGACCGGATCACCCGCAAGGGCCGCGAGCTCTCCTGCGTCGCGTGCCACCGGTCCGTCGGCCACCAGCACTGA
- a CDS encoding DUF393 domain-containing protein: MPDLVLYDGGCGLCHRSVAFLARRDRDGSLFVFAPLGGPTATVRLVAGGDGPLPSGTVAVLDETGRLRTRSDAVLHALDRLGGAWRFVAGVVKVVPRPLRDGVYRAVARTRGRLLARPRGTCPRLPAHLAGRFLP, from the coding sequence GTGCCTGACCTCGTCCTCTACGACGGTGGATGCGGCCTCTGCCACCGAAGCGTGGCATTCCTGGCCCGGCGCGACCGGGACGGGAGCCTTTTCGTCTTCGCGCCCCTCGGAGGCCCAACGGCCACGGTCCGGCTCGTGGCTGGCGGCGACGGGCCGCTTCCCTCCGGGACCGTGGCGGTTCTCGACGAGACGGGCCGGCTCCGGACCAGGAGCGACGCCGTACTGCACGCCCTGGACCGGCTCGGCGGTGCCTGGCGATTCGTCGCGGGCGTCGTGAAAGTCGTCCCCCGACCTCTCAGGGACGGCGTCTATCGGGCCGTGGCGCGGACCCGTGGGCGGCTCCTTGCACGGCCACGGGGAACGTGCCCTCGCCTGCCCGCTCACCTCGCCGGGCGCTTCCTACCCTGA
- a CDS encoding MFS transporter, with the protein MPRRTSPAMLLFVVGLAFFTDSVLYYLLVPLLPHYAKSLGLTQMEVGVLFGAYATAILAGTWPLGRLADRIGRRKPFLWGLVGLAATTVLFAFASSYPLLLLARVLQGLAAAATWTSGLALLAEGFPSERRGQAMATAFAAANIGVLLGPPISGFLTESFGPRSPFLLAAGLALADAAARVGFLRDADPPPGERVGLSGLLTNATVRTFAGAMALGAALWAILESTLPLHLDATLGMRASEIGILFAAAALAHTLTSPLMGRLSDRVGRLKVIRVGFVLAALLVPIPAFLSSKGAVALSMAALGVTASFVMSPVSPGLADAVEAMGTRSFGSVFSLVNVAYAVGMMVGPLAGSALVEAVGLRGALAATGVVFALYLVPLARLKPVAGPPGTPATLPPP; encoded by the coding sequence GTGCCGCGCCGCACCTCTCCCGCCATGCTCCTTTTCGTCGTCGGCCTCGCTTTTTTCACCGATTCGGTTCTCTATTACCTCCTCGTCCCGCTCCTCCCCCACTACGCGAAGTCCCTCGGCCTCACGCAGATGGAAGTCGGAGTCCTCTTCGGCGCCTACGCGACCGCCATCCTCGCCGGGACCTGGCCGCTCGGCCGCCTCGCGGACCGCATCGGCCGCCGCAAGCCGTTCCTGTGGGGTCTCGTCGGCCTCGCTGCAACAACGGTTCTTTTCGCCTTCGCCTCCTCCTATCCGCTCCTGCTCCTCGCCCGCGTCCTGCAGGGCCTGGCCGCGGCCGCGACCTGGACGTCGGGGCTGGCGCTGCTGGCCGAGGGATTCCCGTCGGAGCGCCGTGGCCAGGCGATGGCGACCGCCTTCGCCGCCGCCAACATCGGGGTCCTTCTCGGCCCGCCGATCTCGGGCTTCCTGACCGAGAGCTTCGGGCCGCGAAGCCCGTTCCTTCTCGCCGCGGGCCTGGCCCTGGCCGACGCGGCCGCCCGTGTGGGGTTCCTGCGGGACGCCGATCCTCCGCCGGGGGAACGTGTCGGTCTCTCCGGGCTCCTCACGAACGCTACCGTTCGGACCTTCGCGGGGGCGATGGCGCTCGGGGCCGCGCTCTGGGCGATCCTGGAGTCGACGCTCCCGCTCCACCTCGACGCCACGCTCGGGATGCGCGCCTCGGAGATCGGCATCCTCTTCGCTGCCGCGGCGCTCGCGCACACGCTCACCTCGCCCCTCATGGGCCGGCTCTCGGACCGTGTCGGCCGGCTGAAGGTCATCAGGGTCGGGTTCGTCCTGGCGGCGCTCCTCGTTCCCATTCCGGCGTTCCTTTCTTCGAAGGGAGCCGTTGCTCTCTCGATGGCGGCCCTCGGCGTCACGGCCTCTTTCGTGATGAGCCCCGTGAGCCCGGGCCTCGCCGACGCCGTCGAGGCGATGGGGACCCGCTCGTTCGGGAGCGTGTTCTCCCTCGTGAACGTCGCCTACGCCGTCGGCATGATGGTCGGCCCTCTCGCCGGCAGCGCCCTCGTAGAGGCCGTCGGCCTGCGGGGCGCCCTGGCCGCGACGGGCGTCGTCTTCGCCCTCTACCTCGTACCGCTCGCGCGCCTGAAGCCGGTCGCCGGGCCGCCCGGGACCCCCGCTACACTCCCCCCGCCGTGA
- a CDS encoding trimeric intracellular cation channel family protein gives MKPALPQLTTAVEAAAVVVATVSGMITAARARMDLIGTFTLALVTAFGGGTLRDLVLERRPLFWVANEGYVFLTLLLCLAFVYNRRAFALAGVLDNRAVFIDALGLALFSLTGVRYALEAGLPPLPASLMGVITGTFGGVLRDVLIREIPAIFRPGPLYAAASFLGCLVVLAGPWLEISQTYADGAGFATIVLLRMASVRLGLRLPDPHWLGKAGGRGDGPTS, from the coding sequence GTGAAGCCTGCCCTTCCTCAGCTCACGACCGCCGTCGAGGCGGCCGCCGTCGTCGTCGCGACGGTTTCGGGGATGATCACGGCGGCGCGTGCCCGGATGGACCTGATCGGGACGTTCACCCTCGCCCTCGTCACCGCGTTCGGCGGGGGAACTCTCCGGGACCTCGTCCTCGAGAGGCGGCCCCTCTTCTGGGTCGCGAACGAGGGGTACGTCTTCCTGACGCTCCTCCTCTGCCTCGCCTTCGTCTACAACCGCCGCGCTTTCGCGCTCGCCGGCGTGCTCGACAACAGGGCCGTGTTCATCGATGCCCTCGGCCTCGCCCTCTTCAGCCTGACGGGCGTCCGGTACGCCCTCGAGGCGGGCCTTCCGCCTCTCCCCGCGTCGCTGATGGGGGTCATTACCGGGACGTTCGGCGGCGTCCTGCGCGACGTTCTCATCCGCGAGATACCCGCCATATTCCGGCCCGGCCCCCTCTACGCCGCGGCATCGTTCCTCGGCTGCCTCGTGGTCCTCGCCGGGCCGTGGCTCGAGATCTCGCAGACATACGCCGACGGCGCGGGCTTCGCGACGATCGTCCTGCTCCGGATGGCCTCCGTCCGGCTCGGCCTCCGCCTCCCCGACCCGCACTGGCTCGGGAAGGCGGGCGGCCGGGGCGACGGACCTACTTCGTGA
- a CDS encoding nucleotide-binding protein, with protein sequence MKTHSYRSSSLAVLFLAASLSLGCSKSATPAAEAPPATPEVALAGAHDGAPAAAGSNAAVTSVTGTILETMDAAGYTYLKLKTAEGETWAAVNESKVEKGQTVTVLNPMPMNGFESKTLNRTFDVILFGTLAPGAGSAATADASAAPAMPSGMGGGASAVPASMAAQHAAAATGPDVTEKISVARAEGAEGRTVAEVVAQRATLKGKTVAIRGKVVKFNAGIMGKNWIHLRDGSGTPEGKDNDVTVTTNDTVAKGDVVLVKGTVAVDRDFGSGYTYALVVEDAKVTK encoded by the coding sequence ATGAAGACGCACTCCTACCGCTCGTCGTCCCTCGCCGTCCTCTTCCTCGCGGCGTCCCTGTCCCTCGGCTGCAGCAAGTCGGCAACCCCCGCCGCAGAGGCGCCGCCGGCCACGCCCGAGGTCGCCCTCGCCGGAGCCCACGACGGCGCGCCGGCCGCGGCGGGGTCGAACGCCGCCGTCACCTCCGTCACCGGCACGATCCTCGAGACGATGGACGCGGCGGGCTACACCTACCTGAAGCTGAAGACGGCTGAGGGGGAGACCTGGGCCGCGGTCAACGAGTCGAAGGTCGAGAAGGGCCAGACGGTCACCGTCCTGAACCCGATGCCGATGAACGGTTTCGAGAGCAAGACGCTGAACCGGACGTTCGACGTGATCCTGTTCGGGACGCTCGCGCCAGGAGCGGGCTCCGCCGCGACGGCGGACGCGTCCGCCGCCCCCGCCATGCCTTCGGGGATGGGAGGTGGCGCATCGGCGGTCCCGGCCTCGATGGCCGCTCAGCACGCCGCCGCGGCCACCGGCCCGGACGTGACCGAGAAGATCTCTGTTGCCAGGGCTGAAGGCGCAGAGGGGCGGACGGTCGCCGAGGTCGTTGCCCAGCGCGCCACGCTGAAGGGGAAGACCGTCGCCATCCGGGGCAAGGTGGTCAAGTTCAACGCCGGCATCATGGGGAAGAACTGGATCCACCTCCGGGACGGCTCCGGGACGCCCGAGGGGAAGGACAACGACGTCACGGTCACGACGAACGACACCGTCGCCAAGGGCGACGTCGTCCTCGTGAAGGGAACCGTCGCCGTCGACCGGGACTTCGGCTCGGGCTACACCTACGCGCTCGTCGTCGAGGACGCGAAGGTCACGAAGTAG
- a CDS encoding 2-oxoacid:acceptor oxidoreductase subunit alpha, with amino-acid sequence MPTRDLTLAMIGSGGDGVVTMGEMMAQAGARDGLNVIKVEAYGPQIRGGESSCTLRMSAEPISAQGDAVDVLVVFNWADFTRFKGEVVPKVDAVILYEAADPTPISDVQIPAAEKATWIPVPFIELATKATGTKAAKNIVTLGILAELFGIPPESVRRAVEFKFGKKKAGVLEANLKGFTAGREFAQSLGIDVSARRLEYTVTESKLVMTGNEACAVAAIHAGCRFFAGYPITPSSEVLHFLSEWLPRAGGRIIQTEDELSALGAIIGGSFAGVKSMTSTSGPGLSLMAEMLGLAAMAEVPTVILDVQRGGPSTGLPTKSEQSDLYLAVFGSHGDMPRIVLAPTDVEDCFHATVDAFNIAEETQLPVIILSDQAVGQSRQTVEKANLVHEVIDRRTPNADELADYKRYAQTPTGVSPMSVPGTKGGIYQTNGLEHDETARPASSHVMHEKMSRKRFKKLEFVEEKYPLFVHLGPERADIGIVCWGSSKGPVEEALKELAARGVSVSAFVPRIIMPFPKKALLEYMASVKTLVFLEVNFVGQLYHYLRTIVDLPAGTRVFSRSGGMNLSVTEVKGRIESVLSGTGVREEVTA; translated from the coding sequence ATGCCTACCAGAGACCTCACGCTCGCGATGATCGGCTCGGGCGGCGACGGCGTCGTGACGATGGGCGAGATGATGGCCCAGGCCGGCGCCCGCGACGGCCTGAACGTCATCAAGGTAGAGGCCTACGGGCCGCAGATCCGTGGAGGCGAGTCGTCCTGCACCCTCCGGATGTCGGCCGAGCCGATCTCCGCGCAGGGAGACGCCGTCGACGTCCTCGTCGTCTTCAACTGGGCCGACTTCACCCGCTTCAAGGGCGAGGTGGTGCCGAAGGTCGACGCGGTCATCCTCTACGAGGCTGCCGACCCGACGCCCATCTCGGACGTGCAGATCCCCGCCGCCGAGAAGGCGACGTGGATCCCCGTGCCCTTCATCGAGCTCGCCACGAAAGCGACCGGAACGAAGGCCGCCAAGAACATCGTCACTCTGGGCATCCTGGCCGAGCTGTTCGGCATTCCGCCGGAGTCGGTGAGGCGGGCCGTCGAGTTCAAGTTCGGGAAGAAGAAGGCGGGGGTCCTCGAGGCGAACCTGAAGGGGTTCACCGCGGGGCGCGAGTTCGCGCAGTCCCTCGGCATCGACGTCTCGGCCCGCAGGCTCGAGTACACCGTCACCGAGTCCAAGCTCGTCATGACGGGGAACGAGGCCTGCGCCGTCGCGGCGATCCACGCAGGCTGCCGCTTCTTCGCCGGCTACCCGATCACCCCGTCCTCCGAGGTCCTCCACTTCCTCTCGGAGTGGCTTCCCCGCGCCGGCGGCCGGATCATCCAGACCGAGGACGAGCTGTCGGCCCTGGGCGCCATCATCGGCGGCTCCTTCGCCGGGGTGAAGTCGATGACCTCGACGTCGGGTCCCGGCCTCTCGCTGATGGCCGAGATGCTCGGCCTCGCCGCGATGGCCGAGGTGCCCACCGTCATCCTCGACGTCCAGCGCGGAGGCCCGTCGACGGGCCTCCCGACGAAGTCGGAGCAGTCGGACCTCTACCTCGCCGTCTTCGGCTCGCACGGCGACATGCCGCGCATCGTCCTGGCGCCGACCGACGTGGAAGACTGCTTCCACGCCACCGTCGACGCCTTCAACATCGCCGAGGAGACGCAGCTCCCGGTCATCATCCTCTCCGACCAGGCGGTCGGTCAGAGCCGACAGACCGTCGAGAAGGCGAACCTCGTCCACGAGGTCATCGACCGCCGGACGCCCAACGCAGACGAGCTCGCCGACTACAAGCGCTACGCCCAGACCCCCACGGGCGTCTCGCCGATGAGCGTCCCCGGGACGAAGGGCGGGATCTACCAGACGAATGGCCTCGAGCACGACGAGACGGCGCGCCCCGCCTCCTCGCACGTCATGCACGAGAAGATGAGCAGGAAGAGGTTCAAGAAGCTCGAGTTCGTCGAGGAGAAGTACCCGCTCTTCGTCCACCTCGGCCCCGAGAGGGCCGACATCGGGATCGTCTGCTGGGGCTCCTCGAAGGGTCCCGTCGAAGAGGCGCTGAAGGAGCTCGCGGCCAGGGGCGTCAGCGTTTCGGCCTTCGTCCCGCGCATCATCATGCCGTTCCCGAAGAAGGCCCTCCTCGAGTACATGGCGAGCGTGAAGACGCTCGTCTTCCTCGAGGTGAACTTCGTCGGGCAGCTCTACCACTACCTGCGGACCATCGTCGATCTCCCCGCCGGAACGCGCGTCTTCTCGCGGTCGGGCGGCATGAACCTCTCCGTGACCGAAGTGAAGGGCCGCATCGAGAGCGTCCTCTCGGGAACCGGCGTCCGCGAGGAGGTGACCGCGTGA
- a CDS encoding 2-oxoacid:ferredoxin oxidoreductase subunit beta, with protein sequence MSSVVETPALPRFQPGDYKSDLKPVWCAGCGDFGVVSAMYRAMAELQLEPWNTVVVSGIGCSSRLPGYVEAYGFNSVHGRALPIATGIKVAKPELNVVAVGGDGDGLAIGGNHFLHASRRNLDICYVLMDNEIYGLTKGQAAPTTPTGDKTKSTYFGNPEPSVDPCELAISFGATWVARGFSGDMKSLVDLMVAGMSHHGFAFLNVMSPCVTWRGDDQFKVMKAKLRSLPEGYDRTSRAAAFGYMREREVLTTGVLYEAHEPSLLDRLEAQRVKAMEGYEDLTTEQVLKVFNPPF encoded by the coding sequence GTGAGCAGTGTCGTCGAAACCCCCGCCCTGCCCCGCTTCCAGCCGGGCGACTACAAGAGCGACCTGAAACCCGTCTGGTGCGCCGGCTGCGGCGACTTCGGCGTCGTCTCCGCGATGTACCGCGCGATGGCCGAGCTGCAGCTCGAGCCCTGGAACACCGTCGTCGTCTCCGGTATCGGCTGCTCCTCGCGCCTCCCCGGCTACGTCGAGGCCTACGGCTTCAACAGCGTCCACGGGCGCGCGCTCCCGATCGCCACGGGAATCAAGGTGGCCAAGCCCGAGCTCAACGTCGTGGCCGTAGGGGGCGACGGCGACGGACTCGCCATCGGCGGCAACCACTTTCTCCACGCCTCCCGCCGGAACCTCGACATCTGCTACGTCCTGATGGACAACGAGATCTACGGGCTGACGAAGGGGCAGGCGGCGCCCACGACCCCGACGGGCGACAAGACCAAGTCGACCTATTTCGGGAACCCCGAACCCTCCGTCGACCCGTGCGAGCTCGCGATCTCGTTCGGCGCCACGTGGGTCGCGCGCGGCTTCTCGGGCGACATGAAGAGCCTCGTCGACCTGATGGTCGCCGGCATGAGCCACCACGGCTTCGCCTTCCTGAACGTCATGTCCCCGTGCGTCACGTGGCGCGGCGACGACCAGTTCAAGGTGATGAAGGCCAAGCTCAGGAGCCTCCCGGAGGGCTACGACCGCACCAGCAGGGCGGCGGCCTTCGGCTACATGCGCGAAAGGGAAGTCCTGACGACGGGCGTCCTCTACGAGGCGCACGAACCCTCGCTTCTCGACAGGCTCGAGGCGCAACGTGTGAAAGCGATGGAGGGGTACGAAGACCTGACGACCGAGCAGGTCCTGAAGGTCTTCAACCCCCCCTTCTGA
- a CDS encoding diguanylate cyclase — protein MVLPEGFTQELLDHLNDGVYFVDRDRKITFWNRGAQSITGWAPRDVIGRSCPDAVLRHVDAEGNELCRTSCPISATIEDGKPHRADVFLHHRAGHRVPVRVEVVPVRDAAGSVVGAVEVFTDQTERMEAIRRVEELTEIVFLDPLTGIGNRRYAEVVLEEKMAELTRYGFRFGVLFVDVDRFKDVNDTHGHDTGDAALKMVATTLARSARSLDFVGRWGGEEFVVLLANVTDFNLPLVADRARRLVEHSELPLADGSLKVTVSIGATLVRKGEEIADILKRADGLMYEAKSAGRNRVVVRL, from the coding sequence GTGGTACTTCCCGAGGGTTTCACGCAGGAGCTGCTGGACCACCTCAACGACGGCGTCTACTTCGTCGACCGCGACAGGAAGATCACGTTCTGGAACCGGGGCGCCCAGTCCATCACGGGCTGGGCGCCTCGCGACGTCATCGGCCGTTCCTGCCCCGACGCGGTTCTGAGGCACGTGGACGCCGAAGGGAACGAGCTCTGCCGGACGAGCTGTCCGATCTCGGCCACGATCGAAGACGGAAAGCCGCACCGGGCCGACGTCTTCCTCCACCACCGGGCGGGACACCGCGTCCCGGTCCGCGTCGAGGTCGTCCCCGTCCGCGACGCCGCGGGCTCCGTCGTCGGCGCCGTAGAGGTCTTCACCGACCAGACCGAGCGGATGGAGGCGATCCGTCGCGTCGAGGAGCTGACCGAGATCGTGTTTCTCGACCCGCTCACGGGAATCGGGAACCGGCGCTACGCCGAGGTCGTCCTCGAGGAGAAGATGGCCGAGCTGACGCGCTACGGCTTCCGGTTCGGCGTTCTCTTCGTCGACGTCGACCGCTTCAAGGACGTCAACGACACCCACGGACACGACACGGGTGACGCTGCGCTGAAAATGGTCGCGACGACGCTGGCCCGCTCGGCCCGCTCACTCGACTTCGTCGGGCGCTGGGGCGGCGAGGAGTTCGTCGTCCTCCTGGCGAACGTGACCGACTTCAACCTTCCCCTCGTCGCCGACAGGGCCCGGCGCCTCGTCGAGCACTCGGAGCTGCCGCTGGCCGACGGGTCGCTGAAGGTCACGGTGTCGATCGGCGCGACGCTGGTGAGGAAGGGCGAGGAGATCGCCGACATCCTCAAGCGGGCCGACGGCCTGATGTACGAGGCGAAGTCGGCCGGGCGAAACCGGGTCGTCGTCCGCCTCTGA
- a CDS encoding PKD domain-containing protein, which translates to MTPSGLPPGVTVTPASAAIVPPALGPVTFSFEASSSAAPGPSTIVFTFRTGEGLDRTTTAVITVCGPPEAPVSPVVSPQGNPQGPVTATDFLALKWGAPASGSTPTRYEWRINGGTWSSVAGTSASAPPRGAIDPVQLFVRGYACDPERGPGAEAASPVYSLAAPVASFAVPASIVAGRAVTFTDTSSPQATSWLWFPGDGMPATTVQSPTVTFPAAGPKVIVLVASNGSGSSSKATTVNVLPASAVRAAAGFAVRSLERQPDGRLALGRVEVEPGATLLLRRLQGEGEAVAFLRFVEPDGRVVLERRLVLAAGEEARHDLSAWGASGAFRVELVGPDGLEAAVEEMSIPFGAPELPVTPRHPRSTVIR; encoded by the coding sequence GTGACACCGTCCGGGCTCCCGCCCGGGGTCACGGTCACCCCCGCGTCGGCCGCGATCGTCCCTCCCGCCCTTGGTCCGGTCACGTTCTCCTTCGAGGCCTCGTCTTCGGCAGCGCCGGGCCCGTCGACGATCGTCTTCACCTTCCGGACGGGCGAGGGCCTGGACAGGACCACGACGGCCGTGATCACGGTCTGCGGGCCGCCCGAGGCTCCCGTGTCGCCGGTCGTGTCGCCCCAGGGCAATCCGCAGGGACCCGTCACGGCGACGGACTTCCTCGCCCTGAAGTGGGGTGCTCCGGCTTCCGGGTCCACGCCGACGCGCTACGAGTGGAGGATCAACGGAGGCACGTGGAGCTCCGTCGCGGGGACCTCGGCGTCGGCGCCGCCGCGCGGCGCGATCGACCCGGTGCAGCTCTTCGTCCGCGGTTACGCCTGCGATCCCGAGAGGGGGCCGGGAGCGGAAGCGGCGAGCCCCGTCTACTCCCTCGCGGCACCCGTCGCGAGCTTCGCCGTTCCCGCCTCGATCGTGGCGGGCCGGGCCGTGACGTTCACCGACACGTCGTCCCCGCAGGCGACGAGCTGGCTCTGGTTCCCCGGTGACGGGATGCCCGCGACGACCGTTCAGTCGCCCACCGTGACGTTCCCGGCGGCCGGGCCGAAGGTCATCGTCCTCGTTGCCTCCAATGGTTCCGGCTCGTCCTCGAAGGCGACGACCGTCAACGTCCTCCCGGCCTCGGCGGTGCGGGCGGCGGCGGGCTTCGCCGTCCGGTCGCTGGAGCGCCAGCCCGACGGCCGGCTCGCGCTCGGCCGCGTCGAGGTCGAACCCGGAGCGACGCTGCTCCTGCGCCGGCTCCAGGGCGAGGGGGAGGCCGTGGCGTTCCTTCGGTTCGTCGAGCCCGACGGAAGAGTCGTTCTCGAGAGGCGGCTCGTCCTGGCCGCGGGAGAAGAAGCCCGCCACGACCTCTCGGCCTGGGGCGCCTCCGGCGCGTTCCGCGTCGAGCTGGTCGGTCCGGACGGCCTCGAGGCGGCCGTCGAGGAAATGTCCATTCCCTTCGGAGCGCCGGAGCTGCCGGTGACGCCGCGGCACCCGCGCAGCACCGTGATTCGCTGA
- a CDS encoding TRAP transporter TatT component family protein has product MNSLAGALAAGGETYATDDDPDLVAAAIPFGLKTIEALLAESPRHEGLLLAASGGFTQYAYAFVQAEADIVEEKDLARATAHRARARKLYARALRYGLRGLEVRHPGFEAGLREDSLREKTLGAATKADVPFLYWTGAAWGAAISLSKENADLTADQGLVEALERRALALDEGFGQGTIHDFFIAFEGARPAAAGGSVERARGHLERAVALSHGKRAAPYVSFAESVSVGAQNRAEFEEMLGKALAVDPDAVPGLRLANTVSQRRAAWLLARADELFLE; this is encoded by the coding sequence GTGAACTCCCTGGCCGGCGCGCTCGCCGCCGGGGGCGAAACCTACGCCACCGACGACGACCCCGATCTCGTCGCAGCGGCGATCCCCTTCGGCCTGAAGACGATCGAGGCTCTCCTCGCCGAGAGCCCCCGGCACGAAGGCCTTCTGCTCGCCGCGTCAGGCGGTTTCACCCAGTACGCGTACGCCTTCGTCCAGGCGGAGGCCGACATCGTCGAGGAGAAGGACCTCGCCCGGGCGACCGCCCACAGGGCCCGCGCCCGAAAGCTCTACGCCCGCGCCCTCCGCTACGGTCTCCGGGGATTGGAGGTGAGGCACCCCGGATTCGAGGCGGGCCTGCGCGAGGACAGCCTGCGGGAGAAGACCCTCGGCGCGGCGACGAAGGCCGACGTCCCGTTTCTCTACTGGACCGGAGCGGCCTGGGGCGCCGCGATCTCCCTCTCCAAGGAGAACGCCGACCTGACAGCCGACCAGGGGCTCGTCGAGGCGCTCGAGCGGCGCGCGCTCGCTCTCGACGAGGGGTTCGGCCAGGGGACGATCCACGATTTCTTCATCGCCTTCGAGGGGGCCCGGCCCGCCGCCGCCGGCGGCTCGGTCGAGCGAGCCCGCGGTCACCTCGAGCGCGCCGTCGCCCTCTCCCACGGAAAACGGGCTGCCCCTTACGTCTCCTTTGCCGAGAGCGTCTCGGTGGGCGCGCAGAATCGCGCCGAGTTCGAGGAGATGCTCGGAAAGGCACTCGCCGTCGACCCCGACGCCGTCCCCGGACTGAGGCTCGCCAACACCGTCTCGCAACGCCGGGCCGCCTGGCTCCTCGCCCGCGCCGACGAGCTCTTCCTGGAGTAG
- the dctP gene encoding TRAP transporter substrate-binding protein DctP codes for MTDRRRHAAFARLLVPALALVLGGALPGRADVLVKMATLAPDGSTYHLILKEMAEKWKTATQGRVTVRLYPGSVAGDDTDVVRKMRLGSLNAGLLTSAGVAAVDRSVMALQVPMLYSSYEEVDHVLSVYGPKLEAALSAKGFVVLNWADAGWVRFFTKTPVKTPDDLKPLKLFAWGNDTDYIEIWKDAGFNPVPLPSTEISTALQTGLVSALPTTPQAAVLLQWYQHAKNMTDVKWAVLLGATMIGKPTWDRISPEDQKAIRAATAEAGARLRAESRASEERDIAAMKKRGLNVVAVDAKAEALWRAAAEAAYPKARGKVVPEAAFDDVRRILAEYRSKKPATGGK; via the coding sequence ATGACAGATCGTCGCCGACACGCCGCCTTCGCGCGGCTCCTCGTTCCCGCGCTCGCGCTCGTCCTCGGCGGGGCCCTACCCGGTCGCGCCGACGTTCTCGTGAAGATGGCGACGCTCGCCCCGGACGGCTCGACCTATCACCTCATCCTCAAGGAAATGGCCGAGAAGTGGAAGACGGCCACGCAGGGGCGCGTGACCGTCCGACTCTACCCGGGGAGCGTCGCCGGGGACGACACCGACGTCGTCCGCAAGATGCGACTCGGGAGCCTGAACGCCGGCCTCCTGACGAGCGCCGGCGTGGCGGCCGTCGACAGGTCCGTCATGGCGCTCCAGGTGCCGATGCTCTACTCCTCGTACGAGGAGGTCGACCACGTCCTCTCGGTCTACGGCCCGAAGCTGGAGGCCGCGCTTTCGGCAAAGGGGTTCGTCGTCCTGAACTGGGCCGACGCCGGCTGGGTCCGTTTCTTCACGAAGACGCCCGTGAAGACGCCCGACGACCTGAAGCCTCTCAAGCTCTTCGCCTGGGGGAACGACACGGACTACATCGAGATCTGGAAGGACGCCGGCTTCAACCCCGTGCCGCTCCCGTCCACCGAGATCTCGACGGCCCTCCAGACGGGCCTCGTCTCGGCCCTGCCGACGACGCCCCAGGCCGCCGTCCTCCTCCAGTGGTACCAGCACGCGAAGAACATGACCGACGTGAAGTGGGCGGTCCTCCTCGGGGCAACGATGATCGGGAAGCCCACCTGGGACCGCATCTCCCCCGAAGACCAGAAGGCGATCCGCGCCGCGACCGCCGAGGCGGGCGCGCGCCTCCGGGCCGAGAGCCGCGCCTCCGAGGAGAGGGACATCGCCGCGATGAAGAAGCGCGGCCTCAACGTCGTCGCCGTCGACGCGAAGGCCGAGGCCCTCTGGCGGGCGGCTGCCGAGGCGGCCTACCCGAAGGCCCGCGGAAAGGTCGTCCCCGAGGCGGCGTTCGACGACGTGCGCAGGATCCTGGCCGAATACCGATCGAAGAAGCCAGCGACCGGCGGCAAGTGA